A region of Acidimicrobiia bacterium DNA encodes the following proteins:
- a CDS encoding ABC transporter permease: MAADATVAPPVVGLRPGALLHLSLHQFRYDLLAFLRNRQSRFFTLALPVLFLVILASLFGRHTVKVSGGHIDTSVYYVPGIITLGIIGAAFVNLVISVTAQRETGVLKRRRATPVPAAAIIAGRALTSVVVALGITGLLLAIGWAFYGAHLPARTGPALALTVIVGAAAFCCLGYALASVVRNEDAAQPITQAVMLPLYFISGVFVAIDVLPTWLVDLADVFPVRHLADALLTAYNPHTTGSGFAGTDLLVVAAWGLGGLLVALRRFSWLPRGH, encoded by the coding sequence ATGGCCGCCGACGCCACGGTCGCGCCGCCGGTCGTGGGCCTCCGCCCGGGCGCCCTGCTGCACCTGTCGCTGCACCAGTTCCGGTACGACCTGCTGGCGTTCCTTCGCAACCGCCAGTCGCGCTTCTTCACCCTGGCCCTGCCGGTCCTGTTCCTCGTCATCCTCGCGTCCTTGTTCGGCAGGCACACGGTGAAGGTGTCGGGCGGCCACATCGACACGTCCGTCTACTACGTGCCCGGCATCATCACCCTCGGGATCATCGGCGCGGCGTTCGTCAACCTGGTGATCTCGGTGACGGCCCAGCGCGAGACCGGCGTCCTGAAACGGCGGCGGGCGACCCCGGTGCCGGCCGCCGCCATCATCGCCGGCCGGGCCCTCACGTCCGTCGTCGTCGCGCTCGGGATCACCGGGCTGCTGCTCGCGATCGGCTGGGCGTTCTACGGCGCGCATCTCCCGGCCCGGACCGGGCCCGCGCTGGCGCTCACCGTCATCGTCGGCGCCGCCGCCTTCTGCTGCCTCGGGTACGCGCTGGCGTCGGTGGTGCGCAACGAAGACGCCGCCCAGCCGATCACGCAGGCCGTGATGCTGCCCCTCTACTTCATCTCAGGAGTGTTCGTGGCCATCGACGTGCTGCCGACGTGGCTCGTGGACCTCGCCGACGTCTTCCCGGTCCGCCACCTCGCCGACGCCCTGCTGACCGCCTACAACCCGCACACGACGGGATCTGGCTTCGCCGGCACCGATCTGCTCGTCGTCGCCGCGTGGGGTCTCGGCGGCCTGCTGGTGGCGCTCCGTCGGTTCAGCTGGCTCCCACGCGGCCACTGA